In a genomic window of Flavobacterium sp. KACC 22761:
- a CDS encoding rhamnogalacturonan lyase has protein sequence MENLDRGVIAVKSNNQFFIGWRVLGTDPDNLAFNLYRKSGTKKAIKLNDKPISGATNFVDAKADVQEDNTWFVKTVLKGKESDAKGSFTIPASSADKDYLSIQLKQIEGYTANDISVGDLDGDGRYDLIVHMTGKGHDNSHTGITDPPIFQAYTLEGKFLWQINLGKNIREGAHYTQFMVYDLDGDGIAELVCKTADGTTDSQNNVVGDASKDWVDRDPNSGTYGKILKGQEYLSVFDGKTGKLITTVDYIAERGDLAGWGGHGGSGGNDTKGNRMDRFLACVAYLDGVHPSVVMCRGYYGRTVLAAWDFKNGKLTSRWVFDSKDSENPYSGMGNHNLTVTDVDNDGKDEIIYGSMCVDDNGQGLYTTGFRHGDAIHVSDLDPDLPGLEVFGIHEIENGTTGPGATIFAAKDGKVLFTGSINEDVGRGVADNIDPELRGAQFWYSGSPDLYDMKGKVVGKAPNSINFLIYWDDDTSRELLDSNHIDKYNKGRLFTATGAVSNNGTKSTPALSADILGDWREELILRSEDNKELRIYSTIISTNVRQYTLMHDPQYRLSIAWQNVGYNQPPHTSFYMGKDMKPAPKSNIILVKVSK, from the coding sequence ATGGAAAATCTCGATCGAGGCGTTATTGCTGTAAAAAGCAACAATCAGTTTTTTATTGGATGGCGTGTCCTAGGAACCGATCCTGATAATCTTGCTTTTAATTTGTATCGAAAAAGCGGTACTAAAAAAGCAATTAAATTAAATGACAAACCCATTTCCGGAGCGACAAATTTTGTGGATGCAAAAGCAGATGTTCAGGAAGATAATACTTGGTTTGTAAAAACAGTTTTAAAAGGAAAAGAAAGTGATGCAAAAGGAAGTTTTACCATTCCGGCTTCAAGTGCTGATAAAGATTATTTGTCGATTCAATTAAAACAAATTGAAGGTTATACAGCAAATGATATTTCGGTTGGAGATTTGGATGGAGATGGCAGATACGATTTGATTGTTCACATGACTGGAAAAGGACATGACAATTCGCATACCGGAATTACAGATCCGCCTATTTTTCAGGCTTATACTTTGGAAGGAAAATTTTTGTGGCAAATTAATTTAGGCAAAAACATTCGTGAAGGCGCACATTATACACAATTCATGGTTTATGATTTGGATGGCGACGGAATTGCAGAATTGGTTTGCAAAACGGCCGACGGAACAACAGATAGCCAAAATAATGTTGTTGGAGATGCTTCAAAAGATTGGGTTGACCGTGATCCAAATTCGGGAACTTATGGAAAAATTTTAAAAGGTCAAGAGTATCTTTCTGTTTTTGACGGAAAAACGGGAAAACTCATTACAACTGTTGATTATATTGCCGAAAGGGGCGATCTTGCTGGCTGGGGTGGACATGGTGGAAGTGGCGGAAATGACACAAAAGGAAATCGTATGGATCGTTTCTTGGCTTGTGTTGCTTATCTGGACGGAGTTCATCCGAGTGTTGTAATGTGTCGCGGTTATTACGGAAGAACGGTTTTAGCAGCATGGGATTTTAAAAATGGCAAACTGACTTCGAGATGGGTTTTTGATAGCAAAGATTCTGAAAATCCGTATTCGGGAATGGGAAATCATAATCTAACCGTTACTGATGTGGATAATGACGGCAAAGACGAAATCATTTACGGATCGATGTGCGTTGATGACAACGGGCAAGGCTTATATACAACAGGTTTCAGACATGGTGATGCGATTCATGTTTCTGATTTAGATCCGGATCTTCCAGGTCTTGAAGTTTTTGGGATTCACGAAATTGAGAATGGTACGACGGGTCCGGGTGCAACTATTTTTGCTGCAAAAGATGGAAAAGTGTTGTTTACTGGTTCTATAAATGAAGATGTGGGCAGAGGCGTTGCAGATAACATTGATCCTGAATTAAGAGGAGCGCAGTTTTGGTATTCTGGTTCGCCCGATTTGTATGATATGAAAGGAAAGGTTGTTGGAAAAGCACCAAACTCCATTAATTTTTTAATTTATTGGGATGATGATACTTCACGAGAATTGCTAGATTCTAATCATATTGATAAATACAACAAAGGAAGATTGTTTACCGCAACAGGCGCAGTTTCGAATAACGGTACAAAATCGACTCCGGCACTTTCTGCTGATATTTTGGGCGACTGGCGTGAAGAACTAATTTTAAGATCAGAAGATAATAAAGAACTTCGTATTTATTCAACAATAATTTCGACCAATGTAAGACAATATACTTTAATGCACGATCCGCAATATAGATTGAGCATTGCTTGGCAGAATGTTGGTTATAATCAGCCTCCGCATACGAGTTTTTATATGGGAAAAGATATGAAACCGGCACCAAAATCGAATATAATTTTGGTTAAAGTTTCAAAGTAA
- a CDS encoding DUF4450 domain-containing protein — translation MKTKKYSFTTLFSLLFLFPILSFGQNKEVRKLHYAPEENAFVLKNGIRKFNRALYGSNTGFRVETGDLPEFAMYMPGMGGNFKLGILNGKESKWITEASKIDTRYVLGTMHYTIEDAILGKGKLFVDVVALKEKEGFIVKIYGKDISKNVNVIWVFGGATGKKFSRDGDIGADPESVFYLQPEYCLGNKYTLQKQSFLLEYGSESNKQKTGNNKSLNGFFPESKVLLANAKNQNSPLELYNSKAEELPIISGKIKSISEKAIYWLFSPEDLKTAISQKEIAQLYEKSVQETQVLANRVKVKTPDPYINNLGFALSIASDGIWENPAYLHGAIAWRMYLNAWRGAYTADPLGWHDRAKTHFTSYSNSQVTSPESGPIVLDEERNLARQKEEMGTSMFSSGYISRNPNKNTVAHHYDMNLVFFDQMLRHFKWTGDLAFLKEMWPTIERHLNWEKRNFDPDNDGLYDAYATIWASDALQYSGGAVIHSSAYNLYANKTVAELAKKIGKDATPYEKEAEKILKASNEQLWLSKKGIFAEYKDALGNRLLHDSPGVWSIYHTIDSELSNPFESYQMLNYVDKQIPHIPISAEGLDKKDLYVISTTNWQPYTWSINNVALAEQLHTSLAFWQGGQSEKAFKMWESVLIESLYLSASPGGFEQLLYQDKMRGELYRDFADPIGMASRTLVEGLFGIQPDAIAEVLTIQPGFPKEWEEASLEIPDVSIAFNRKNKHDTYHIENHFTSKMNLKLILNAYFDAIESIKINGKNVSWKAIPESIGNPKISIELPYSAVYDVVVNWKGGTLETMAIKPSYNSGEAINVKIDKGEIVSVYDPQTVLDKIEKTEKTFNSTLNGEGNKIVFIQLKQGDFSWWKPFELNLKSKKEPEKVTNWDLPLDKSQRAETISLSNYFNAKVTDIFTNEYLSPRPQTVTLQLPKQGIGNWCYPNISVKIDDKGLREKAKQTGEIKTPNGIPFKTPSEENQKNIIFTSMWDNYPKSVDIPLNGKASHVYFMLAGSTNPMQSRITNGEITMNYTDGTSEILPLKNPENWWPIEQDYFIDGLAFTTDAPKPPRVYLKTGEISRDFKDFTVVKGFTNYGVDGGAGTILDLLLDKNKTLKSMTLRTIANDVVIGLMSVTLIRE, via the coding sequence ATGAAAACAAAAAAATATTCTTTTACAACGCTTTTCAGTTTGCTTTTTTTATTTCCAATTTTAAGTTTTGGACAAAATAAAGAAGTGCGCAAACTGCATTATGCGCCAGAGGAAAATGCTTTTGTCTTAAAAAATGGAATCCGAAAATTCAATCGCGCGCTCTATGGCTCGAATACAGGATTTAGAGTTGAAACGGGCGATTTGCCTGAATTTGCCATGTATATGCCGGGAATGGGAGGGAATTTTAAACTCGGAATCTTAAACGGAAAAGAAAGTAAATGGATTACCGAAGCTTCTAAAATTGATACCAGATATGTTTTGGGCACAATGCATTACACAATTGAAGATGCGATTTTAGGAAAAGGAAAATTGTTTGTCGATGTTGTCGCTTTAAAAGAAAAAGAAGGTTTTATCGTAAAAATATATGGAAAGGACATTTCTAAAAATGTCAATGTGATTTGGGTTTTTGGTGGTGCAACCGGAAAGAAATTCAGTCGTGACGGCGATATTGGTGCTGATCCGGAATCGGTATTTTATTTACAGCCAGAATATTGTCTTGGTAATAAATACACTTTACAAAAGCAGTCTTTTTTATTGGAATATGGTTCTGAAAGTAACAAGCAAAAAACAGGAAATAATAAAAGTTTAAATGGATTTTTTCCTGAATCGAAAGTGCTTTTGGCTAATGCAAAAAATCAAAATTCGCCTTTGGAATTGTATAATTCGAAAGCAGAGGAATTGCCCATTATTTCAGGAAAAATAAAAAGCATTTCAGAAAAAGCTATTTATTGGTTATTTTCTCCAGAAGATTTGAAAACAGCTATTTCGCAAAAAGAAATCGCACAGCTTTATGAAAAATCAGTTCAGGAAACGCAAGTTTTAGCGAATCGTGTAAAAGTAAAAACGCCAGATCCTTATATCAATAATTTAGGTTTCGCGCTTTCAATTGCTTCTGACGGAATTTGGGAAAATCCAGCGTATTTACACGGTGCAATTGCTTGGAGAATGTATTTGAATGCGTGGCGTGGCGCTTATACGGCAGATCCGTTAGGTTGGCACGACAGAGCAAAAACACATTTTACAAGTTACAGCAATTCGCAAGTAACTTCGCCTGAAAGTGGTCCGATTGTCCTGGATGAAGAACGAAACTTGGCGCGTCAAAAAGAAGAAATGGGAACATCCATGTTCAGCAGTGGTTACATTTCCCGAAATCCAAATAAAAATACCGTTGCACATCATTACGATATGAATTTGGTTTTTTTCGACCAGATGTTACGTCATTTTAAATGGACGGGTGATCTCGCTTTTTTGAAAGAAATGTGGCCTACAATTGAACGACATTTAAACTGGGAAAAACGAAATTTCGATCCTGATAATGACGGACTTTACGATGCTTACGCGACAATTTGGGCGAGTGATGCTTTGCAATATAGCGGTGGAGCTGTAATTCATTCTTCAGCGTATAATCTTTATGCGAATAAAACGGTTGCTGAATTAGCTAAGAAAATTGGAAAAGATGCAACACCTTATGAAAAAGAAGCGGAGAAAATTTTAAAAGCTTCAAACGAACAACTTTGGCTTTCTAAAAAAGGAATTTTTGCCGAATACAAAGACGCTTTAGGAAACCGATTATTGCACGATTCTCCCGGAGTTTGGAGCATATATCATACAATAGATTCTGAATTGTCAAATCCGTTTGAGAGTTATCAAATGCTGAATTATGTTGATAAACAGATTCCTCATATTCCAATTTCGGCAGAAGGTTTGGATAAAAAAGATCTTTATGTAATCAGTACCACAAATTGGCAACCTTATACTTGGTCGATTAATAATGTGGCTTTGGCTGAGCAATTACATACTTCGTTGGCTTTTTGGCAAGGCGGACAATCAGAAAAAGCGTTCAAAATGTGGGAAAGTGTTTTGATCGAAAGTCTTTATTTGAGCGCTTCTCCGGGTGGTTTTGAACAACTTTTATATCAAGATAAAATGCGTGGTGAATTGTACCGCGATTTTGCGGATCCAATCGGAATGGCATCAAGAACTTTAGTGGAAGGGCTTTTCGGAATTCAACCAGACGCCATTGCGGAAGTTTTGACGATTCAGCCGGGTTTTCCTAAAGAATGGGAAGAAGCGTCTTTAGAAATTCCAGATGTTTCGATTGCTTTCAATAGAAAAAATAAGCACGACACTTATCATATAGAAAATCATTTTACATCAAAAATGAATTTAAAATTGATTCTGAATGCCTATTTTGACGCTATAGAAAGTATTAAAATAAACGGAAAAAATGTGTCGTGGAAAGCAATTCCGGAAAGCATTGGAAATCCAAAGATTAGCATTGAATTGCCGTATAGCGCAGTTTATGATGTTGTTGTGAATTGGAAAGGGGGAACTTTGGAAACAATGGCTATTAAGCCTTCGTACAATTCAGGAGAAGCTATAAATGTTAAGATTGATAAGGGAGAAATTGTTTCGGTTTATGATCCGCAAACAGTTTTGGATAAAATCGAAAAAACGGAAAAAACTTTCAATTCAACCCTAAATGGCGAAGGAAATAAAATAGTCTTTATCCAATTAAAACAAGGCGATTTTTCTTGGTGGAAACCATTTGAATTGAATTTAAAAAGTAAAAAAGAACCTGAAAAAGTTACTAATTGGGATCTTCCCTTGGATAAATCGCAACGAGCTGAAACCATTTCGCTTTCTAATTATTTCAATGCAAAAGTTACAGATATTTTCACAAACGAATATTTATCACCAAGACCACAAACAGTAACGTTACAGCTTCCAAAACAAGGAATTGGAAATTGGTGTTATCCTAATATTTCAGTGAAAATTGATGATAAAGGTTTGCGCGAAAAAGCAAAACAAACTGGAGAAATTAAAACACCAAATGGGATTCCGTTCAAAACGCCTTCGGAGGAAAATCAGAAGAATATCATCTTTACTTCGATGTGGGATAATTATCCAAAAAGCGTTGATATTCCGTTAAACGGAAAAGCTTCACATGTTTATTTCATGCTTGCCGGATCAACCAACCCAATGCAAAGTCGAATCACAAATGGAGAAATAACTATGAATTATACAGATGGAACTTCTGAAATTTTGCCTTTGAAAAATCCAGAAAATTGGTGGCCAATCGAACAAGACTATTTTATTGACGGATTAGCTTTTACAACCGATGCACCAAAACCGCCAAGAGTTTATCTGAAAACCGGAGAAATTTCAAGAGATTTTAAAGATTTTACAGTTGTAAAAGGATTCACAAATTATGGCGTTGATGGCGGTGCAGGAACGATTTTGGATTTGCTTTTGGATAAAAATAAAACATTAAAAAGTATGACTTTGAGAACTATTGCGAATGATGTGGTGATTGGTTTGATGAGTGTTACTTTAATTAGAGAATGA
- a CDS encoding rhamnogalacturonan acetylesterase, protein MPQNTALNNIVCSSSDNKNESQLFVFGNSAKDKKNAQINSAIVYSEAKGYGFDFNSASNVKINSNSFSVTKPAYFSVAVPEGNYQVEVVMGSAEKDSKVTIKAESRRLMLNEFVVPKGQKITQTFNVNVRNIKIDDQTNISLKDREKDILNWDNKLTLEFLGEVSIQSIKITKKDNLTVVYLAGDSTVTDQDVEPWASWGQFITNYFDSNIVVANYAYSGSSLSSFKGANRLKKILSEIKKGDYLFVEFGHNDEKIKGEGNGAFGSYSTLLTEFVNSAKEKGAIPVLVTPTQRRFFNENGTLKETHGDFPAAMRAVAQKNNIALIDVTKMTTELYETWGDEPSRKAFVQYPANTFPGQEKALDDNTHFNSFGANEIALCVLKGIRELDIPLKKHIKKETPDYNPKKPNFISSWTLPMSARFEIVKPDGN, encoded by the coding sequence ATGCCTCAAAATACCGCTTTAAATAATATAGTTTGTTCATCTTCCGACAATAAAAATGAATCACAACTTTTTGTTTTTGGAAATTCGGCAAAAGACAAAAAAAATGCTCAAATAAATAGCGCAATAGTTTATTCAGAAGCAAAAGGTTATGGATTTGATTTTAATTCGGCTTCGAATGTAAAAATCAACTCCAATTCTTTTTCGGTTACAAAACCAGCATACTTTTCAGTTGCAGTTCCGGAAGGAAATTATCAAGTGGAAGTAGTTATGGGAAGTGCTGAAAAAGATTCAAAAGTGACCATAAAAGCCGAATCAAGACGATTAATGCTGAATGAATTTGTTGTGCCAAAAGGACAAAAAATAACGCAGACTTTTAATGTAAATGTTCGAAATATTAAAATTGACGATCAAACGAATATCAGTTTAAAAGACCGCGAAAAAGATATTTTGAATTGGGACAATAAATTAACTCTCGAATTTTTAGGCGAAGTTTCGATTCAAAGCATAAAAATAACTAAAAAAGACAATTTAACTGTTGTTTATCTCGCTGGAGATTCGACCGTTACGGATCAGGATGTTGAACCTTGGGCTTCTTGGGGACAATTTATTACCAATTATTTTGATTCAAATATTGTAGTTGCAAATTATGCTTATTCAGGTTCTTCTTTAAGTTCATTCAAAGGTGCAAATCGTCTGAAAAAAATACTTTCAGAAATCAAAAAAGGAGATTATTTATTCGTTGAATTTGGGCATAACGACGAAAAAATAAAAGGCGAAGGCAATGGAGCTTTTGGATCTTATTCGACATTATTAACTGAGTTTGTAAATTCGGCTAAAGAAAAAGGTGCAATTCCGGTTTTGGTTACGCCAACACAACGCCGTTTTTTCAATGAAAATGGCACTTTAAAAGAAACACATGGCGATTTTCCTGCCGCGATGCGTGCCGTTGCCCAAAAGAATAATATCGCTTTAATCGATGTTACCAAAATGACAACCGAATTGTATGAAACTTGGGGCGATGAACCTTCTAGAAAAGCGTTTGTGCAATATCCTGCCAATACTTTTCCGGGACAAGAAAAAGCGCTGGACGACAATACGCATTTTAATAGTTTTGGAGCCAATGAAATTGCCCTATGTGTCTTAAAGGGAATTCGTGAACTAGATATTCCATTAAAAAAACACATAAAAAAAGAAACACCAGATTATAATCCAAAGAAACCAAATTTCATTTCAAGCTGGACGCTTCCAATGAGCGCTAGATTTGAAATTGTTAAACCAGATGGCAATTAA
- a CDS encoding glycoside hydrolase family 2 protein: MLLKNTIQNLSLAAFALFLTQNSHAQQTDKVYLSGEDFEHPVQWDFYCTDGNNSKTWSKINVPSQWELEGFGEYTYGRWYKELNQKEPSKEEGLYKYEFEVPADYKGKDVLIAFGGAMTDTEVKVNGKLAGAIHQGGFYEFKYDISSLLKYGAKNILEVHVWKHSANKSVNAAERRADWWLFGGIYRPVWLEVSPKTHIENIAVNPKMDGSITIDLNLKNVPKNATLEATLKGLNGENFQTFTFPVKAKSTKESIAAQWKNIKPWNPENPNLYNLQLVLKQNGTILHQYDKRIGFRTLEFKKQDGIYMNGTKIVMKGINRHSFWPEGGRSTSKRISLLDAKLIKDMNMNAVRGHYPPDTHFLEVCDSLGLFVLNELAGWQNSYDTETGKKLATEMITRDVNHPSVIIWDNGNEGGWNYDTDKVFADLDPQKRIVIHPWADFNGWDTHHYPTYLTGMHRFNAGENVFFPTEFMHGTYDNGHGAALEDFWNRYKESPLFAGGFMWAMLDEAVFRSDWKGGAKFDSKGSLAADGILGPHREREGSYYTVKEVWAPIQFQPKQVTPDFDGSFLITNDYLFSNLNTCKIEFKVLQLDKNVLYTNGTAKEIASGKIEIPSIDPGETHKIKFPVPSNFAEGDVLSISAFDQFAKEIYTWTWPIHKALFYANKFLAVQNTKAKASAVKTGTEVTLKGGDVTVILNSANGEITSVKNATSTIPLTNGPRPIGMKAKLKDIQVSQEGDKAVCLVSYIGGIYSIKWTMEPDGRFKMEMIVLKNERANGADGFDGAFFEDKINSFGITFSFPEKEVTGIKWFGRGPYHVWKNRIKGTTYGIWEKDYNNTITGESFENLIYPEFKGYHANLLGANLKAGVSSFKVFSESDNLFLRLFTPDLPKNGFPGSNPQPAFPEGDISFMYEIPAMRDFKPLEQQGPQSQPTNIRIKSGDDGIKMNLWFDFRD, from the coding sequence ATGCTACTAAAAAACACTATCCAAAATCTCTCACTTGCAGCGTTTGCACTTTTTCTGACCCAAAATAGTCACGCTCAACAAACTGATAAAGTCTATCTTTCGGGAGAAGATTTTGAACATCCTGTGCAATGGGATTTTTATTGTACCGATGGAAACAACAGCAAAACTTGGTCAAAAATAAACGTTCCATCGCAATGGGAATTAGAAGGTTTTGGCGAATATACCTATGGACGTTGGTACAAAGAATTGAACCAAAAAGAACCAAGTAAAGAAGAAGGTTTATACAAATACGAATTTGAAGTTCCTGCTGATTATAAAGGCAAAGATGTTTTAATTGCTTTTGGAGGCGCCATGACGGATACTGAAGTTAAAGTAAACGGAAAACTGGCCGGAGCAATTCACCAAGGTGGTTTTTATGAGTTCAAATATGATATTTCATCTCTTTTAAAATATGGAGCAAAAAATATTTTAGAAGTACATGTTTGGAAACATTCGGCAAACAAATCGGTTAATGCGGCAGAAAGAAGAGCGGATTGGTGGCTTTTTGGAGGAATTTATCGTCCGGTTTGGCTGGAAGTTTCTCCTAAAACGCATATTGAGAATATTGCCGTAAATCCAAAAATGGATGGTTCAATTACAATAGATCTAAATTTGAAAAATGTTCCAAAAAATGCCACTTTAGAAGCCACTTTAAAAGGTTTGAATGGAGAAAATTTCCAAACTTTTACTTTTCCTGTAAAAGCAAAAAGTACCAAAGAAAGTATTGCGGCACAATGGAAAAACATAAAACCTTGGAATCCTGAAAATCCAAATTTATACAACTTACAATTAGTTTTAAAACAAAACGGAACTATACTTCATCAATACGATAAACGAATTGGTTTCAGAACTTTAGAGTTTAAAAAACAAGATGGAATTTACATGAACGGAACAAAAATCGTCATGAAAGGAATTAACCGTCACTCGTTCTGGCCAGAAGGAGGAAGAAGTACTAGCAAACGCATTAGTTTGCTAGACGCCAAATTGATTAAAGACATGAATATGAATGCCGTTCGCGGGCATTATCCGCCAGACACACACTTTTTAGAAGTTTGTGATTCGCTTGGCCTTTTTGTTCTAAATGAATTGGCTGGCTGGCAAAACTCTTATGATACGGAAACCGGAAAGAAATTAGCAACCGAAATGATTACGCGAGATGTGAACCATCCGTCAGTAATTATTTGGGATAACGGAAATGAAGGCGGATGGAATTATGATACTGATAAAGTCTTTGCAGATCTTGATCCGCAAAAAAGAATTGTAATTCACCCTTGGGCCGATTTTAACGGCTGGGACACGCACCATTACCCAACTTACTTGACAGGAATGCATCGTTTTAACGCTGGAGAAAATGTATTTTTCCCAACCGAATTCATGCACGGAACCTATGATAATGGACACGGCGCGGCGCTGGAAGATTTCTGGAACCGTTACAAGGAAAGTCCGCTTTTTGCAGGAGGATTTATGTGGGCGATGCTAGACGAAGCTGTTTTTCGCTCTGATTGGAAAGGAGGTGCCAAATTTGATTCAAAAGGTTCATTGGCTGCAGACGGAATTTTAGGGCCGCATCGTGAAAGAGAAGGCAGTTATTACACAGTGAAAGAAGTTTGGGCGCCAATTCAGTTTCAGCCAAAACAAGTTACGCCAGATTTTGACGGATCTTTCCTGATTACAAACGATTATCTTTTCAGCAATTTGAATACTTGCAAAATAGAATTCAAAGTATTGCAATTGGATAAAAATGTACTTTATACGAATGGAACTGCTAAAGAAATAGCATCTGGGAAAATCGAAATTCCGAGCATTGATCCTGGTGAAACGCATAAAATTAAATTTCCTGTTCCGAGCAATTTTGCAGAAGGTGATGTTTTATCGATTTCGGCTTTTGATCAGTTTGCAAAAGAAATTTACACTTGGACTTGGCCTATTCACAAAGCTTTATTTTATGCTAATAAATTTTTAGCAGTTCAAAATACAAAAGCGAAAGCTTCGGCTGTAAAAACTGGAACTGAAGTAACTTTAAAAGGTGGCGATGTTACGGTAATTTTAAATTCGGCAAACGGAGAAATTACATCGGTTAAAAATGCAACTTCAACTATTCCGTTGACAAACGGCCCGCGTCCTATCGGGATGAAAGCCAAATTAAAAGATATTCAGGTTTCTCAAGAAGGCGACAAAGCGGTTTGTTTGGTTTCATACATTGGTGGAATTTATTCGATCAAATGGACTATGGAACCTGATGGAAGATTTAAAATGGAAATGATAGTTTTAAAAAATGAAAGAGCAAACGGTGCAGACGGATTCGACGGTGCTTTTTTTGAGGATAAAATCAATTCATTCGGAATCACTTTTAGTTTCCCTGAAAAAGAAGTTACTGGAATCAAATGGTTTGGAAGAGGTCCATATCATGTTTGGAAAAACAGAATTAAAGGAACTACTTACGGCATTTGGGAGAAAGACTATAATAATACCATTACTGGAGAAAGCTTTGAAAATTTGATTTATCCAGAATTCAAAGGTTATCATGCGAATTTATTGGGAGCAAATTTAAAAGCGGGCGTTTCTTCGTTTAAAGTTTTTAGTGAATCTGATAATTTGTTCTTGAGATTATTTACACCAGATTTGCCTAAAAATGGTTTCCCAGGAAGTAATCCACAACCGGCATTTCCAGAAGGAGATATTTCGTTTATGTATGAAATTCCGGCGATGAGAGATTTCAAACCATTAGAACAACAAGGACCACAAAGTCAGCCAACAAACATCAGAATCAAAAGCGGTGACGACGGAATTAAGATGAATTTGTGGTTTGATTTTAGAGATTAA
- a CDS encoding rhamnogalacturonan acetylesterase, which yields MKSFKILSALFLAVLFFNFTSTKNNKPTVYMVGDSTVKNGKGDGAGGLWGWGDYIGQFLDTTKVNIENHALGGTSSRTFQDKGLWIEVLNKLKKGDYVLIQFGHNDDGPINDTIRARGTFKGIGNESQEIDNLITKKHETVHSYGWYIQKVVREAKSKGAIPIICSPIPRNDWKEGKVPRNDKSYGLWAKQIAEKEKVTFINLNEKMSVEMEKLGEANVTGTYFYKKDHTHTSAKGAVLSASVIINELKASKNSLKNYILPNPKIVLPPKKKLFLIGDSTMANNNNNPDAVGWGVPFPQYCDTTRIEVINKARGGRSTRTFVYEGLWDEVKNQLQPGNFVIIQFGHNDAGDIDKEKFRGSLKGNGDETQEVTRPDSSKEIVHTFGWYMVKFIREAKEKGAIPIVISLTPRNEWPNDKAERRTDTYVNWSKIAAEKENVPFIDLNDIVATKYEALGKEKVKPFFPKDHTHTGAEGATFNALSVAESLKKLKDCNLKDYIENVK from the coding sequence ATGAAATCATTCAAAATACTTTCTGCCTTATTTTTAGCAGTATTATTTTTCAATTTTACATCCACCAAAAACAATAAACCCACCGTTTATATGGTTGGCGATTCAACCGTAAAAAATGGCAAAGGCGACGGCGCCGGCGGACTTTGGGGTTGGGGAGATTATATCGGGCAATTTTTAGATACTACAAAAGTCAATATCGAAAATCATGCTTTGGGTGGCACCAGCAGTAGAACTTTTCAGGACAAAGGTTTATGGATTGAAGTTTTGAATAAATTGAAAAAAGGCGATTATGTCTTGATTCAGTTTGGACATAATGACGACGGACCAATTAACGATACTATTCGAGCGAGAGGAACTTTTAAAGGAATTGGAAACGAAAGTCAGGAAATCGATAATTTGATTACTAAAAAACACGAAACCGTTCACAGTTACGGCTGGTACATTCAGAAAGTAGTTCGCGAAGCCAAATCAAAAGGTGCAATCCCGATTATTTGTTCGCCAATTCCGAGAAACGATTGGAAGGAAGGAAAAGTTCCGAGAAACGATAAATCATACGGTTTATGGGCAAAACAAATTGCTGAAAAGGAAAAAGTTACTTTCATTAATCTGAATGAAAAAATGTCCGTAGAAATGGAGAAACTCGGCGAAGCAAATGTAACCGGAACTTATTTCTACAAAAAAGATCATACACATACATCTGCAAAAGGTGCTGTGCTTTCGGCTTCTGTCATTATTAATGAATTGAAGGCGAGCAAAAATTCTTTAAAAAACTACATTTTGCCAAACCCAAAAATTGTGCTTCCTCCAAAGAAAAAATTGTTTTTAATAGGCGATTCTACGATGGCGAATAACAACAATAATCCAGATGCAGTTGGCTGGGGCGTTCCTTTTCCGCAATATTGCGATACAACCAGAATTGAAGTTATCAATAAAGCGCGTGGTGGCCGAAGCACAAGAACTTTTGTTTATGAAGGTCTTTGGGATGAAGTAAAAAATCAATTGCAACCTGGAAATTTTGTGATTATCCAGTTTGGGCATAATGATGCGGGTGATATCGACAAAGAGAAATTCAGAGGCTCATTAAAAGGAAATGGCGATGAAACACAAGAAGTAACGCGTCCAGACAGCTCAAAAGAAATCGTACATACTTTTGGGTGGTATATGGTGAAATTCATCAGAGAAGCCAAAGAAAAAGGTGCCATTCCGATTGTGATAAGCTTGACGCCAAGAAACGAATGGCCAAATGACAAAGCGGAACGTAGAACTGACACTTATGTAAATTGGTCTAAAATTGCTGCAGAAAAAGAAAATGTTCCTTTTATTGACCTAAATGATATTGTTGCTACAAAATATGAGGCTTTAGGAAAAGAAAAAGTAAAACCATTTTTCCCAAAAGATCATACGCATACAGGAGCTGAAGGTGCAACATTTAATGCGCTGTCAGTTGCCGAAAGTCTTAAAAAATTGAAAGATTGCAATTTGAAAGATTATATTGAAAACGTGAAATAA
- a CDS encoding histone H1: MKDLLVKINAEIDTFKAEAESLTEKGIKAAGPRARKATLEIEKLLKEFRKVSIEESKK; the protein is encoded by the coding sequence ATGAAAGATCTATTAGTAAAAATCAACGCCGAAATTGACACATTTAAAGCTGAAGCAGAATCTTTAACTGAAAAAGGTATCAAAGCTGCAGGACCAAGAGCTAGAAAAGCTACTTTGGAAATTGAAAAACTTTTGAAAGAATTCAGAAAAGTTTCTATCGAAGAATCAAAAAAATAA